The DNA segment GCCGGTTCTCCGGGACAGAGACACTCGGCTCCACGACGGGCGCCGACGGACCGCCGGCGGCGGTCACGGCGGAGTCGAGGCGGAGTCGGCCACGAGCAGGGAGACCATCTCGTCGAAGCGCTCGGCCGAAGCCTGACCGATCTGCCGGTCGAGAATCCTCCCGTCGGCCGCGACGGCCAGGGTCACCGGCAGGCCTGGAGCGGCCAGATCGGTCAGGAGCTCCTTGTCCCGGTCGACGACATGCGCGTAGGTCACGTCCAGATCGGCGAGGACCGCGGCCGCGGCCGAGGGCGTGTCCTCCGTGTTGACACCGAGAAGACCGATGCGATCGCCGTCGCGTTCGTACGCCTTCTGCAACAGGGGCATCTCCTCCCGGCAGGGCGCGCACCAGCTGGCCCACAGGTTGACCAGGACCGGCCGGTCGCCGAGGTCGTCGAGTGCGACGTCCTCACCGGGCACCAGGCACGGCAACGTCAGGACGGGCAGCGTGTCGCCAGTACGGACCCTCTGACCGTCGGCGGCGAAGGGCTCGCAGGTCGCCACATCGCCAGGAACGGCGGCCGCGGTCGGCTCGGCGTCGTCCGCCGAGGGCGCGGCGCCGCAGCCGCTCAGCGCCAGCACGGTCACCAGCGCGGCGGCCGTGCCCCTGGACGATGTCATCCGGCCTCCCAGAACTGATGTCGTCGCCTACCGGTCGATCTCGTGACCCTGGCCAGCCTACGGAGGCGGTCGGGTGCTCCCCGGTAGGTGCGCCGTCGGGCGCTGGCCATGCGGGCGCGTTGCACGAGAACAACTATGGCGTCTCGTACTATGTCCCATAGTAAGAAGGGATCCCGGCTGCGGGAACGGTCCCTTCAGCCGTTCCTGCCGATCACGAGGTGACACCGGATGTCGGGGAAGTCGTCGCGCAACAAGAAGGGCACCCCACCCCGGAGGGGGGTGCCGTCGGGGAAGGGTGCCGCGGCGGCCGGGGCCGGACGGCCGGCACCCGGGAGGCAGGCCGCACCCGGGCCGGTGACGGGCGGAGATGCCGGAACTCGGGCGGCCGCAGACGTTGCGTCTCCGCTGAAGGCGTTCCGGCCGCCGACACTGGAGCCGCCGTCCCGGGTCTTCTCTCCGCCTCGGACGGCGACGGCGTCCCCCGGGTGCAGCCGGGCACCGGGCGGCCGGTCGCCCCCCGGTCCGCTGCCGCACCGGTCGCCAAGGCGCCCGCTGCGCCGGCCCCAGACGTGCCGCCGGTCATCGCTCCCGCCGGAGAGCCGGCATCGGGCGGTGGGACGGCCGTCGCGACGGCGCCGTCCCTCGCTCCGGCGCGTGCGCCGTTCCTGGCCGGGGACATGCCCGACCGTCCCACGCAGGTGATGTCCTGGAACTGCTCCCAGCTCGAGGGCATGGAGCCCCAGGGGCTGGGGCTGACGTACTGGTTCGACGCCGCACCCACCGGGGACCCGTATCCGGTCAGCATCCGGTTCACGGGCCGCCGCGTCACGGGGGACGAGCCGGCGGGTCCGCGCGACACGTTCGAGACCGTTCGCACCCTCGAACGGGTCCTACCCAGGAGCGGCCGGATCGCGCTCACCACCCGGGTTCGCGGTGTTCCGCCGGGGACGTGGGAGGTCACGGCCACCCCCGTCCTACCCATGGCCCCTGACGGCTCACCGAGGCAGCAGCGGCCCCCGATCCCGATGCCGCGCGGGTCGGCGACCGGGACGAGCGCATTCCTGCCGGTGGTGAACGTCCGCGCTCCCGGTGTCCGGATCGGAGCCTGGCCCGCTCTCGTGGGCCTCGGCTTCCTGGCCGCCTTGTTCCTGCAGTGGGTCCTGGGCGTGCAGCGGGACCTCCCCGTCGGCCGGATCCTGCTCGTGTCCCTGCTGGCGGGTCTCGTCGGGCTGGTGGGGGCGAAGGTGTACTACCTGCTGACCCACCGTGGCGAGAAGACCAGCGCCTTGACCGCCGGGATGTCGGTGCAGGGATTCGTCATCGCCGCCATCTCCGTCCTCGTGCTGGCCGGATGGGTGGCGGGCATCCCGGTGCGTGCCATGCTCGACGTCGCCGCACCGGGTCTCCTGCTCGGGATGACCATCGGCC comes from the Modestobacter italicus genome and includes:
- a CDS encoding TlpA family protein disulfide reductase; the encoded protein is MTVLALSGCGAAPSADDAEPTAAAVPGDVATCEPFAADGQRVRTGDTLPVLTLPCLVPGEDVALDDLGDRPVLVNLWASWCAPCREEMPLLQKAYERDGDRIGLLGVNTEDTPSAAAAVLADLDVTYAHVVDRDKELLTDLAAPGLPVTLAVAADGRILDRQIGQASAERFDEMVSLLVADSASTPP
- a CDS encoding prolipoprotein diacylglyceryl transferase; this translates as MPRGSATGTSAFLPVVNVRAPGVRIGAWPALVGLGFLAALFLQWVLGVQRDLPVGRILLVSLLAGLVGLVGAKVYYLLTHRGEKTSALTAGMSVQGFVIAAISVLVLAGWVAGIPVRAMLDVAAPGLLLGMTIGRLGCFFGGCCVGLPTVSRWGIWSSDRGVGVRRIPVQLFESAMAGTVATLTLLAVLLLTPAVDGLLFLAGLSAYTLGRQVLFPLRGIPRKTANGRVITMVVSGLVLVASVVAPLIG